From one Novosphingobium sp. genomic stretch:
- the purB gene encoding adenylosuccinate lyase, producing MVPRYARPQMTAIWEAEARYKIWFEIEAHATQKLGELGVVPASGPKALWDWWATNPSIDVAAIDAKEAILKHDVIAFLDWVAEQVGPEARFMHQGMTSSDVLDTTLAVQLARAADILIADVDLLLEAIKRRAFEHKYTPTIGRSHGIHAEPTTFGKKLAEAYAEFTRNRARLVAAREDIATCAISGAVGTFANIDPSVEVYVAEQMGLSVEPVSTQVIPRDRHAMFFATLGVVASSIERLAVEIRHLQRTEVLEAEEYFSPGQKGSSAMPHKRNPVLTENLTGLARVVRGAVTPALENVALWHERDISHSSVERFIGPDATITLDFALARLTSVVDKLVVYPERMQKNLDRMGGLVHSQRVLLALTQAGLERDASYRLVQRNAMKVWESDGQLSLLELLKADPEVSAKMTDAELEERFNLDYHFKAVDVIFDRVFGK from the coding sequence ATGGTCCCTCGTTATGCCCGGCCCCAGATGACCGCCATCTGGGAAGCAGAAGCCCGCTACAAGATCTGGTTCGAGATCGAGGCGCATGCCACGCAGAAGCTGGGCGAACTGGGCGTCGTGCCCGCCAGTGGCCCCAAGGCCCTGTGGGACTGGTGGGCGACCAACCCCTCCATCGACGTTGCCGCCATCGACGCCAAGGAAGCCATCCTCAAGCATGACGTGATCGCCTTCCTCGACTGGGTGGCCGAGCAGGTCGGCCCCGAGGCGCGCTTCATGCATCAGGGCATGACCAGCTCTGACGTGCTGGACACCACGCTGGCCGTGCAGCTCGCGCGCGCCGCCGACATTCTGATCGCCGACGTCGATCTGCTGCTCGAAGCCATCAAGCGCCGCGCTTTCGAGCACAAGTACACGCCGACCATCGGCCGCAGCCACGGCATCCATGCCGAGCCCACCACCTTCGGCAAGAAGCTGGCCGAGGCCTATGCCGAATTCACCCGCAACCGCGCCCGTCTGGTCGCGGCGCGTGAGGACATCGCCACCTGTGCGATTTCGGGCGCTGTCGGCACTTTCGCCAACATCGATCCCTCGGTCGAGGTCTATGTGGCCGAGCAGATGGGCCTGTCGGTCGAGCCCGTCTCCACACAGGTGATCCCGCGTGACCGCCATGCCATGTTCTTCGCCACGCTGGGCGTGGTCGCCAGCAGCATCGAGCGTCTGGCCGTGGAAATCCGCCATCTGCAGCGCACCGAGGTGCTGGAGGCCGAGGAGTATTTCTCGCCCGGCCAGAAGGGCTCGTCGGCCATGCCGCACAAGCGCAACCCGGTGCTGACCGAGAACCTCACGGGTCTGGCCCGCGTGGTGCGCGGCGCGGTCACCCCGGCGCTGGAGAATGTGGCGCTGTGGCATGAGCGCGATATCTCGCACTCATCCGTGGAGCGTTTCATCGGCCCCGATGCCACCATCACGCTGGACTTTGCGCTGGCTCGCCTCACCTCGGTGGTCGACAAGCTGGTCGTGTATCCGGAGCGCATGCAGAAGAACCTCGACCGCATGGGTGGCCTCGTCCACTCGCAGCGCGTGCTGCTGGCGCTGACGCAGGCAGGGCTTGAGCGCGACGCTTCCTACCGCCTCGTGCAGCGCAATGCGATGAAGGTGTGGGAGAGCGATGGCCAGCTCTCGCTGCTCGAACTGCTCAAGGCCGATCCCGAAGTCTCGGCCAAGATGACCGACGCCGAGCTGGAAGAGCGCTTCAACCTCGATTACCACTTCAAGGCGGTGGACGTGATCTTCGATCGCGTCTTCGGCAAGTAA
- the trpA gene encoding tryptophan synthase subunit alpha — MTRLSEAFAKGRPALVTFITGGDPTPDVTDALLDALVEGGADVIELGMPFTDPMADGPAIQAANLRALGAGTRTADIFRIASDFRTRHPDTPLVLMGYANPMVARGSAWFAQACADAGVDGIICVDIPAEEDAELGPALREHGISFIRLATPTTDAARLPAVLEGSSGFLYYVSVAGITGKQQAQLTSIEQAVAHLKAGTDLPVVVGFGVRTPEQAADIAQHGDGVVVGSAIVDLIAQHGSQAAGPVRDLVSSLAAAVHGARTISNLA; from the coding sequence ATGACACGCCTTTCCGAAGCCTTTGCCAAGGGGCGCCCCGCGCTCGTCACCTTCATCACCGGGGGCGATCCCACGCCTGACGTCACCGACGCCCTGCTGGATGCGCTGGTTGAAGGCGGCGCCGATGTGATCGAACTGGGCATGCCCTTCACCGATCCCATGGCCGATGGTCCGGCGATTCAGGCGGCCAATCTGCGCGCGCTGGGCGCGGGCACGCGCACGGCGGACATTTTCCGCATCGCCAGCGACTTCCGCACCCGCCACCCCGACACCCCGCTGGTGCTGATGGGCTATGCCAATCCGATGGTCGCGCGCGGCTCGGCATGGTTCGCCCAGGCTTGCGCCGATGCGGGCGTCGACGGCATCATCTGCGTCGATATTCCGGCCGAGGAAGATGCCGAGCTGGGCCCGGCCCTGCGTGAGCACGGCATCTCCTTCATCCGCCTCGCGACTCCGACCACCGATGCGGCGCGTCTGCCCGCCGTGCTGGAAGGGTCGAGCGGCTTTCTCTATTACGTCTCGGTCGCGGGGATCACCGGCAAGCAGCAGGCGCAACTGACCAGCATCGAGCAGGCCGTGGCGCATCTCAAGGCTGGCACCGATCTGCCCGTCGTGGTCGGCTTTGGCGTCCGCACGCCCGAGCAAGCCGCTGATATTGCTCAGCATGGCGATGGCGTGGTGGTCGGCTCGGCGATCGTCGATCTGATCGCCCAGCATGGTTCACAGGCCGCCGGACCGGTGCGCGATCTGGTCTCCAGCCTCGCTGCGGCGGTGCATGGGGCCCGCACCATTTCCAATCTGGCCTGA
- a CDS encoding AtpZ/AtpI family protein, whose protein sequence is MEDDTNARNPVGEDQRMTALDERIKAVREREEARTKPTAGAEADANYRMGSRVLAELIGGIGGGAFIGWVIDQAIGRKSHWGLLVVMALGAFVAFRNIFRISGSSQG, encoded by the coding sequence ATGGAAGACGATACAAACGCACGGAACCCTGTTGGCGAAGACCAGCGCATGACAGCGCTCGACGAACGGATCAAAGCCGTGCGCGAGCGCGAGGAAGCGCGGACCAAGCCAACGGCGGGCGCGGAGGCCGATGCGAATTACCGCATGGGAAGCCGTGTTCTGGCCGAGCTGATCGGGGGGATCGGCGGCGGAGCTTTCATTGGCTGGGTCATCGACCAGGCCATTGGGAGGAAGTCGCACTGGGGTCTGCTGGTGGTGATGGCGCTCGGCGCTTTTGTCGCTTTCAGAAACATCTTCCGGATTTCCGGCTCTTCCCAGGGCTGA
- a CDS encoding YnbE family lipoprotein — MAGSVMTAGCITLNAPDKAIVIELNIKIEQDVVYKLAPDVQQTVDKNKDIF, encoded by the coding sequence ATGGCAGGCTCGGTGATGACGGCAGGGTGCATCACGCTCAACGCGCCCGACAAGGCGATCGTCATCGAGCTGAACATCAAGATCGAACAGGATGTCGTCTACAAGCTGGCACCCGACGTCCAGCAGACGGTGGACAAGAACAAGGATATCTTCTGA
- a CDS encoding GNAT family N-acetyltransferase, whose product MTEVRRATTADLPALKALVESAYRGDSARGGWTHEADLLEGERITADDLVAQLANPAMRVLVLPGEGTALPATISITDLGEGVAYLGMFAVDPALQAGGIGRRMIEAAEDWAVRAFSAHTMRMTVISTRAELIAWYIRRGYVDTGRTSPFPIPSITDLSMVVLEKPIG is encoded by the coding sequence GTGACAGAGGTTCGCCGCGCCACCACTGCCGATCTGCCCGCGCTCAAGGCGCTGGTGGAAAGCGCCTATCGCGGCGATTCGGCGCGCGGCGGCTGGACTCACGAGGCCGATCTGCTTGAAGGCGAGCGCATCACGGCGGACGATCTGGTGGCCCAGCTCGCCAATCCGGCGATGCGCGTGCTGGTGCTGCCCGGTGAGGGCACCGCCCTGCCCGCCACCATCAGCATCACCGATCTGGGAGAGGGCGTCGCCTATCTGGGGATGTTCGCCGTCGATCCCGCGCTTCAGGCGGGCGGCATTGGACGCCGGATGATCGAAGCCGCCGAAGACTGGGCGGTGCGTGCGTTTTCCGCCCACACCATGCGGATGACGGTGATCTCCACCCGCGCCGAGCTGATCGCCTGGTACATCCGTCGCGGCTATGTCGACACGGGGCGCACCAGCCCCTTCCCCATCCCCTCGATCACCGATCTTTCCATGGTGGTGCTGGAAAAGCCCATCGGTTAA
- the radC gene encoding DNA repair protein RadC yields the protein MDDKDRLRDSRPHPELFEEAFAAIGSSPPEVPATKAEKPTPAPETEGHRARLRKRLLEGGAEALADYEILEYLLATAIPRRDTKPLAKALIARFGSLAGVFNADPGALAGHPGMGETSAAAVRIVSLATRRLARTQASEKPLLDTWSKLIEYLTIDMAHLSVERVRVLYLDLKNRLIRDEHVADGSIDEAAIHPREVIRRALDLGASALILVHNHPSGNPEPSRADIQMTNRIAEAGRLLSITVHDHIIIGREGHVSLRAKGLI from the coding sequence ATGGATGATAAGGACAGGCTTCGCGATTCCCGGCCGCATCCCGAATTGTTCGAGGAGGCCTTCGCCGCGATAGGCTCGTCGCCCCCCGAAGTGCCCGCAACCAAAGCGGAAAAGCCCACACCTGCGCCAGAAACCGAAGGCCACCGCGCCCGCCTGCGCAAGCGGCTTCTTGAGGGCGGAGCCGAGGCCCTGGCCGATTACGAGATCCTCGAATATCTCCTCGCCACCGCCATCCCGCGCCGGGATACGAAGCCATTGGCCAAGGCGCTGATTGCCCGCTTTGGCTCTCTGGCAGGCGTGTTCAACGCCGATCCCGGAGCCTTGGCAGGCCACCCCGGCATGGGCGAGACCAGCGCGGCGGCGGTGCGGATCGTGTCGCTGGCCACACGGCGTTTGGCGCGCACGCAGGCGTCCGAAAAGCCGCTGCTCGATACGTGGAGCAAGCTGATCGAGTATCTCACCATCGATATGGCGCATCTCTCGGTGGAGCGGGTGCGGGTGCTGTATCTCGATCTGAAAAACCGCCTGATCCGCGACGAGCATGTCGCGGACGGCAGCATCGACGAAGCCGCCATCCACCCGCGCGAGGTCATCCGCCGGGCGCTGGATCTGGGGGCTTCGGCGCTGATCCTTGTCCACAACCACCCCTCCGGCAACCCCGAGCCCAGCCGCGCCGATATCCAGATGACCAACCGTATCGCCGAGGCGGGGCGGTTGCTGTCGATCACGGTGCATGACCACATCATCATCGGGCGCGAGGGGCATGTTTCGCTCCGGGCGAAGGGGTTGATTTAA
- the pyrF gene encoding orotidine-5'-phosphate decarboxylase, with protein sequence MHSNPLYLALDLPRLDAAEALARKVKAHIGGIKLGLEFFCAHGHHGVHELAKIGLPIFLDLKLHDIPNTVAGAMQAIHVLQPSIVTIHAAGGRAMMEDAKAAAGEHTKVVAVTVLTSLDDGDLTNIGVNSNAHDQALRLADLAQSAGIDGIVCSGHEVGAVKQRWKDGFLVVPGLRPADGVLGDQKRSVTPRAARDAGASVLVVGRPISRAEDPLAAARAIEGTL encoded by the coding sequence ATGCACAGCAACCCGCTCTATCTCGCCCTTGACCTGCCCCGCCTCGATGCCGCCGAAGCCTTGGCGCGCAAGGTGAAGGCGCATATCGGCGGGATCAAGCTGGGGCTGGAGTTCTTCTGCGCCCATGGCCATCACGGCGTGCATGAGCTGGCCAAGATCGGCCTGCCGATCTTCCTCGACCTGAAGCTGCATGACATCCCCAACACGGTGGCGGGCGCGATGCAGGCGATCCATGTGCTGCAGCCCAGCATCGTGACGATCCACGCCGCCGGTGGCCGTGCCATGATGGAAGACGCCAAGGCCGCCGCCGGCGAGCATACCAAGGTGGTGGCCGTCACCGTGCTGACCAGCCTCGACGATGGCGATCTGACCAACATCGGCGTCAACAGCAATGCCCATGATCAGGCGCTGCGTCTGGCCGATCTGGCCCAGAGCGCGGGGATCGACGGCATCGTCTGTTCGGGCCATGAGGTGGGCGCCGTGAAGCAGCGCTGGAAGGACGGCTTCCTGGTGGTGCCCGGCCTGCGCCCCGCCGATGGCGTGCTGGGCGACCAGAAGCGTTCCGTCACGCCGCGTGCCGCACGTGATGCCGGGGCCAGCGTGCTGGTCGTCGGCCGCCCCATTTCCCGCGCCGAAGATCCGCTGGCCGCCGCCCGCGCCATCGAAGGCACGCTGTGA
- the accD gene encoding acetyl-CoA carboxylase, carboxyltransferase subunit beta encodes MSWLNRVRNSLSSLGAAKEQIPDNLWIKCPNCGEMLFTKDYEANLSVCPRCDHHGRIGTDARLSQILDAGFEVLPSPRVKDDPLKFRDSKKYTDRLKAARAANPHHDALTNALGTIDGHRAVVGVQDFFFMAGSMGVAVGAAFVSGVERAIKERAPYIICTAAGGARMQEGILSLMQMPKATVALRRLKAAGLPYIVVLTDPTTGGVTASYAMLGDIHIAEPGCLIGFAGQRVIQDTIREKLPEGFQRAEYLHAHGMVDMVVRRPELKATLAMLLSYMCNKAA; translated from the coding sequence ATGAGCTGGCTCAATCGTGTTCGCAATTCGCTCTCCTCGCTCGGCGCGGCGAAGGAGCAGATCCCCGATAATCTCTGGATCAAGTGCCCCAATTGCGGGGAGATGCTGTTCACCAAGGATTACGAGGCCAACCTTTCCGTCTGCCCGCGTTGCGACCACCACGGTCGCATCGGCACTGACGCACGCCTGTCGCAGATCCTCGACGCCGGTTTCGAGGTGCTGCCCAGCCCGCGCGTCAAGGACGACCCGCTGAAGTTCCGCGATTCGAAGAAGTACACCGATCGCCTCAAGGCCGCCCGCGCCGCCAATCCGCATCATGATGCGCTGACCAATGCGCTGGGCACCATCGACGGCCATCGCGCCGTTGTCGGCGTGCAGGACTTCTTCTTCATGGCCGGTTCGATGGGTGTGGCCGTGGGCGCCGCCTTCGTCTCGGGCGTGGAGCGCGCGATCAAGGAACGCGCGCCCTACATCATCTGCACCGCCGCCGGCGGCGCGCGCATGCAGGAAGGCATCCTCAGCCTGATGCAGATGCCCAAGGCCACGGTGGCGCTGCGCCGCCTGAAGGCTGCGGGTCTGCCCTATATCGTGGTGCTGACCGATCCCACCACCGGCGGCGTGACCGCCAGCTATGCCATGCTGGGCGACATCCATATCGCCGAGCCGGGCTGCCTGATCGGCTTTGCCGGCCAGCGCGTGATCCAGGACACGATCCGCGAAAAGCTGCCCGAGGGCTTCCAGCGCGCCGAATATCTCCACGCCCATGGCATGGTCGATATGGTGGTGCGCCGCCCCGAGCTGAAGGCCACGCTGGCCATGCTGCTCTCCTACATGTGCAACAAGGCGGCCTGA
- a CDS encoding phosphoribosylanthranilate isomerase, producing MSAPLIKICGLSTTESIDAALAAQATHIGLVFFPKSPRNVSIEQAAALALHARGRARVVGLFVDPEDALLSSVRASVPLDVLQLHGKEAPARVADIRAAHGLEVWKAIGVRKTQDLEAAQPFVGAADSILYDAKPPEGSLLPGGTGLRIDWGLMQGWRHPLPWLLAGGLDPANVAEAMSITGATGVDVSSGVESAPGMKDMAKIAAFCRAALG from the coding sequence ATGAGTGCTCCCCTGATCAAGATCTGCGGTCTTTCGACCACCGAAAGCATCGATGCCGCTCTGGCCGCGCAGGCCACCCATATCGGGCTAGTGTTCTTCCCCAAAAGCCCGCGCAATGTGAGCATCGAGCAAGCTGCCGCTCTGGCACTGCATGCGCGCGGGCGGGCCAGGGTGGTGGGGCTTTTCGTCGATCCCGAGGATGCGCTGCTCTCCAGCGTGCGGGCCAGCGTGCCGCTCGATGTGCTGCAACTGCATGGCAAGGAGGCTCCGGCCCGCGTTGCTGACATCCGCGCCGCGCATGGGCTGGAAGTCTGGAAGGCCATCGGCGTGCGCAAGACTCAGGATCTGGAAGCCGCCCAACCCTTCGTCGGCGCGGCGGACAGCATCCTTTACGATGCCAAGCCGCCTGAAGGATCTCTGCTGCCCGGCGGCACCGGGCTGCGCATCGACTGGGGGCTGATGCAGGGCTGGCGCCATCCGCTGCCGTGGTTGCTGGCAGGCGGGCTCGATCCGGCCAATGTCGCCGAGGCGATGAGCATCACCGGCGCGACCGGCGTCGATGTGTCCTCGGGCGTGGAAAGCGCTCCGGGGATGAAGGACATGGCCAAAATCGCTGCCTTCTGCCGCGCAGCTCTAGGCTAA
- a CDS encoding YdbL family protein, with the protein MAKGFVIAAALAAVTLSAMASGPAYAQDRDPAYAAARSAGQVGELPTGYLGAVGSAPAPVARMVEDLNIKRKSVYAQHAKEQGVTIEAYAFTTGCNLIEKTSPGEKYMGTDGQWHTRGGEKPLRDARCPG; encoded by the coding sequence ATGGCCAAGGGTTTCGTTATCGCTGCCGCTCTGGCTGCAGTCACCCTGAGTGCTATGGCTTCCGGGCCCGCCTATGCGCAGGACCGCGACCCGGCCTATGCCGCCGCGCGCTCGGCCGGGCAGGTGGGTGAGCTGCCCACCGGCTATCTGGGGGCGGTGGGCTCGGCGCCCGCGCCGGTGGCCCGCATGGTCGAGGACCTCAACATCAAGCGCAAGTCGGTCTATGCCCAGCACGCCAAGGAGCAGGGCGTGACGATCGAGGCCTATGCCTTCACCACCGGCTGCAATCTGATCGAGAAGACCAGCCCCGGCGAGAAGTACATGGGCACCGACGGCCAGTGGCACACGCGCGGCGGCGAGAAGCCGCTGCGCGATGCGCGTTGCCCCGGCTGA
- a CDS encoding YdbH domain-containing protein produces MIDLGGNTQTDEQDSMVGEPAVPLRARSSWKRRALVSAGGVSAVLVLALGAGWIWRDAIAKKLIDHQLEAWKLPARYRVAEVGATHIELADVSVGNPAHPDFTAGRLLIEVSTGGAIKGLGRVTLEHVRLAGRWRDGKLSLGELDRLMSSSSGPSGLPNVELVLRDAQGRLETPAGAVSLTAAGAGHLRNGFAGTLALRAPHLEGQGCEGGASLDGRLSVAQGRPRLTGPLDLTGLHCNLKNLHLDPARVAIDARGDADLSGGEAILDLAPVRLATGMGGAGALAGHAQMTLRNGRMAAGWDLTGQGVTLPGIAARRIGVDGRISGGANLSHATAEGNFSGEGVTPDSHVMATLAGWRRSAQGTLVAPLLARLSAGLEREGLGSKLKGTWTMRRGDRGFSLVIPTARWSGPRAHLEGSRLMVTGGGLTGNLALSGGDLPTMNLRVAPVRGGQSAQLAIAPWAADGAAITVPALHIEERGGRVAMAGQVLVSGAVPGGVVRDLDLPVAGDWTAREGLVLGRTCAPVHFAGATFGSLDLAAGSLDLCPGDAAPGAPHAVLAVGSSALHWGANVPSLSLSGTLSGEALHVASGPLALGERHAQAQDIALVLGAGSDATRAHLDRLSADLGDSEGLRGTVEGGSLALAALPMNLTAFNSPWRWSDGALVMDGASLAISDRTPAAPAGGTAPDARFEPLVARGVTGRLVNNVLTAQGEVRSAGSDRVLAQVSLTHDLSATRGTLDAKAPALTFGKGFQPEDVSKLSKGVIADASGVLTADAHIAWRNGRITSGGHVSSEGFDFASAAGPVRGVKGSVTFTDLLNTVTAPNQHLTVGSINPGIEADNGDVIFAIEPNHQLRVSRAEWPFLNGRMWMEPFVLRFGEVEARRFSLDVEGIDAAEFLTHMDMSNLNATGLFDGHLPLVFDDKGGHVVGGYLTAREPGGTVAYIGALTYKNLSPSANFAFRTLRDLKYEHMRIDMNGDLAGELVSRVELRGLTQGKKASRNILTRQIAKLPIQFNVNLRAPFYSLIGSVRSLYDPKAVADPRSVGLVDKDGKPVAAPATTPSQPAANPAQSPQSTGIQPPVSEHRP; encoded by the coding sequence ATGATCGATCTCGGGGGCAATACCCAGACTGATGAGCAGGATAGCATGGTGGGTGAGCCCGCCGTGCCTCTTCGTGCGCGCTCAAGCTGGAAGCGCCGTGCGCTGGTCAGCGCGGGCGGGGTCAGCGCCGTTCTGGTGCTCGCGCTGGGCGCGGGCTGGATCTGGCGCGATGCCATCGCCAAAAAGCTGATCGATCACCAGCTTGAGGCGTGGAAGCTGCCCGCGCGCTATCGCGTGGCCGAGGTGGGCGCGACTCACATCGAGCTGGCCGATGTCAGTGTCGGCAATCCCGCTCATCCCGATTTTACCGCCGGCCGGCTGCTGATCGAGGTTTCGACCGGCGGCGCGATCAAGGGGCTGGGCCGCGTCACGCTGGAGCATGTGCGGCTGGCCGGGCGCTGGCGGGACGGCAAGCTGTCTCTGGGCGAGCTGGACCGGCTGATGTCCTCCTCCTCGGGCCCGTCGGGCCTGCCCAATGTCGAGCTGGTGCTGCGCGATGCCCAAGGGCGGCTGGAGACGCCCGCAGGCGCTGTTTCATTGACGGCAGCGGGTGCGGGCCATCTGCGCAATGGCTTTGCCGGAACGCTGGCGCTGCGCGCGCCGCATCTGGAAGGGCAGGGCTGCGAGGGCGGAGCCAGCCTCGACGGGCGGCTTTCCGTGGCGCAGGGCAGGCCGAGGCTGACCGGGCCGCTCGATCTCACCGGGCTGCATTGCAATCTGAAGAACCTGCATCTCGATCCGGCGCGCGTCGCCATCGATGCCAGGGGCGACGCCGATCTGTCGGGCGGCGAGGCGATCCTCGATCTGGCGCCGGTGCGTCTGGCCACCGGCATGGGCGGCGCGGGCGCTCTGGCGGGCCATGCCCAGATGACGCTGCGCAATGGCCGCATGGCGGCGGGCTGGGATCTGACCGGGCAGGGAGTGACCCTGCCGGGCATCGCGGCGCGCAGGATCGGCGTCGATGGCCGCATCAGCGGCGGCGCCAATCTCAGCCATGCCACGGCCGAGGGCAATTTCTCCGGCGAGGGTGTCACGCCCGATTCGCATGTGATGGCCACGCTGGCCGGGTGGCGCCGCTCGGCACAGGGCACACTGGTGGCGCCGCTGCTGGCGCGGCTGTCGGCGGGGCTGGAGCGTGAAGGTCTGGGCAGCAAGCTGAAGGGCACATGGACGATGCGCCGGGGCGATCGCGGCTTCAGCCTGGTGATCCCCACCGCGCGCTGGTCGGGCCCGCGCGCGCATCTGGAAGGTTCGCGCCTGATGGTGACGGGCGGTGGGCTGACGGGCAATCTGGCGCTGAGCGGCGGCGATCTGCCGACGATGAATCTGCGCGTTGCTCCGGTGCGTGGTGGGCAGAGCGCTCAGCTCGCCATCGCGCCCTGGGCCGCCGATGGCGCGGCGATCACCGTGCCCGCGCTGCATATCGAAGAGCGCGGCGGGCGCGTGGCGATGGCGGGTCAGGTGCTGGTCTCGGGCGCGGTGCCGGGCGGCGTGGTGCGTGATCTCGACCTGCCGGTCGCGGGTGACTGGACCGCGCGCGAAGGTCTGGTGCTGGGCCGGACCTGCGCTCCGGTGCATTTCGCCGGGGCCACCTTCGGTTCGCTCGATCTTGCGGCGGGTTCGCTCGATCTGTGTCCGGGCGATGCAGCGCCGGGCGCGCCGCATGCCGTGCTGGCGGTGGGCAGCAGCGCGCTGCATTGGGGCGCCAATGTGCCCAGCCTGTCCTTGTCGGGCACGCTCTCGGGCGAGGCGCTGCATGTCGCCAGCGGGCCGCTCGCGCTGGGCGAGCGCCATGCGCAGGCGCAGGACATCGCGCTGGTGCTGGGCGCCGGATCGGATGCCACCCGCGCGCATCTCGACCGCCTGAGCGCCGATCTGGGCGATTCGGAAGGCTTGCGCGGCACGGTGGAGGGCGGATCGCTGGCTTTGGCCGCGCTGCCCATGAACCTCACCGCTTTCAACAGCCCCTGGCGCTGGAGCGATGGCGCGCTGGTGATGGATGGCGCCTCGCTGGCGATCAGCGACCGCACGCCTGCCGCTCCGGCTGGCGGCACCGCGCCTGATGCGCGTTTCGAGCCGCTGGTGGCGCGCGGTGTGACGGGGCGGCTGGTCAACAATGTGCTGACCGCTCAGGGCGAGGTGCGCTCGGCGGGCAGCGACCGGGTGCTGGCGCAGGTCAGCCTGACGCATGACCTTTCGGCCACGCGCGGCACACTGGATGCCAAGGCGCCTGCGCTGACCTTCGGCAAGGGCTTCCAACCCGAGGATGTCAGCAAGCTGAGCAAGGGCGTGATCGCCGACGCCTCGGGCGTGCTGACCGCCGACGCGCATATCGCCTGGCGCAATGGGCGCATCACCTCCGGCGGCCATGTCTCCAGCGAGGGCTTCGATTTCGCCAGCGCGGCGGGCCCGGTGCGCGGCGTGAAGGGCAGTGTGACCTTCACCGATCTGCTGAACACCGTCACCGCGCCCAACCAGCATCTGACCGTGGGGTCGATCAACCCTGGCATCGAGGCCGACAATGGCGATGTGATCTTCGCCATCGAGCCCAACCATCAGTTGCGCGTCAGCCGCGCGGAATGGCCCTTCCTCAACGGGCGCATGTGGATGGAGCCCTTCGTGCTGCGCTTCGGCGAGGTGGAGGCGCGCAGGTTCTCGCTCGATGTCGAGGGGATCGATGCGGCGGAATTCCTCACCCACATGGATATGTCGAATCTGAACGCGACGGGCCTGTTCGATGGCCATCTGCCGCTGGTCTTCGACGACAAGGGCGGCCATGTGGTGGGCGGCTATCTCACCGCGCGCGAACCGGGCGGCACGGTGGCCTATATCGGCGCGCTGACCTACAAGAACCTGTCGCCCAGCGCGAATTTCGCCTTCCGCACGCTGCGCGATCTCAAATATGAGCATATGCGCATCGACATGAACGGCGATCTGGCGGGCGAGCTCGTCAGCCGGGTCGAGCTGCGCGGGCTGACGCAGGGCAAGAAGGCCTCGCGCAACATCCTTACGCGGCAGATCGCCAAGCTGCCGATCCAGTTCAACGTCAATCTGCGCGCGCCCTTCTACAGCCTGATCGGCTCGGTGCGCAGCCTGTATGATCCCAAGGCGGTCGCCGATCCGCGCAGCGTGGGGCTGGTGGACAAGGACGGCAAGCCTGTCGCCGCCCCTGCCACGACACCTTCTCAGCCTGCCGCAAATCCGGCACAATCCCCTCAATCCACCGGCATTCAGCCTCCAGTCAGCGAGCATCGTCCATGA
- a CDS encoding LapA family protein: MQFIRTALAVIAGIVLLIFSVNNWKPVEVRIWDTLVLDTKLPAVVVVSFLLGLVPMWLISKAGRWRLKRRIQTLENAVLAASQTVITPSAPALAPEPVPAADNGQ; this comes from the coding sequence ATGCAGTTCATCCGCACCGCTCTGGCGGTTATCGCCGGGATCGTCCTGCTGATCTTTTCGGTCAACAACTGGAAGCCGGTCGAGGTGCGGATCTGGGATACGCTGGTGCTCGACACCAAGCTGCCCGCGGTGGTGGTGGTCTCTTTCCTGCTGGGTCTGGTGCCGATGTGGCTGATTTCCAAGGCCGGGCGCTGGCGCCTGAAGCGCCGCATCCAGACGCTGGAAAACGCCGTGCTGGCCGCCAGCCAGACGGTGATCACACCTTCCGCGCCTGCCCTTGCTCCCGAACCCGTCCCTGCCGCCGACAACGGCCAATAA